A window of Calliopsis andreniformis isolate RMS-2024a chromosome 3, iyCalAndr_principal, whole genome shotgun sequence contains these coding sequences:
- the LOC143188832 gene encoding transmembrane protein 53 codes for MSDQEDLDYYIMFPSFPPSPKDPTLTTGSQDQREEFVFVYKEDKRPVVVLLGWAGCQDRYLAKYSAIYEEKSCITLRYTAPVECLFWRRDKMPHIGKRLIQVITDKSLDQHPIFFHVFSNGGAFLYQHVSLAMQQANTPLQVKGVIFDSAPGERRLTALFKAISAIIGGHPLTNIPMSFFITIFLSVLWFLEVIAHAFGRGYPVQTNPIALAEESYSWPQLFLYSNADTLIPASDVEKFASRRAERGVRVQLVLFTNSPHVKHYATYRDVYVNTVCSFIHECLTSENSGSLDSSQEHGEENSSRKYDALPGLTKRVVLPHEATKQLN; via the exons ATGAGCGATCAAGAGGATCTCGACTACTACATCATGTTCCCGTCGTTTCCGCCGTCCCCGAAGGATCCGACGTTGACCACCGGCAGCCAGGATCAGCGGGAGGAGTTCGTCTTCGTCTACAAAGAGGACAAGCGGCCGGTAGTCGTCCTCCTAGGATGGGCCGGCTGTCAGGACAGATACCTGGCCAAGTACAGCGCGATCTACGAAGAGAAAAG TTGCATCACGTTGCGATACACAGCGCCGGTAGAATGCCTGTTTTGGAGAAGAGACAAAATGCCTCACATCGGCAAACGACTGATCCAGGTGATCACAGACAAGAGCCTAGATCAGCATCCGATATTTTTCCACGTCTTCAGCAACGGTGGCGCGTTTCTCTATCAGCATGTGAGTCTTGCTATGCAGCAGGCTAACACACCACTACAG GTGAAAGGAGTGATATTTGACAGCGCGCCAGGTGAGAGAAGATTGACCGCACTGTTCAAAGCGATCAGCGCGATCATCGGAGGTCATCCACTTACGAATATACCAATGTCCTTCTTCATTACGATCTTCCTCTCCGTACTTTGGTTCCTCGAG GTGATTGCCCATGCTTTTGGTCGCGGATATCCGGTTCAGACCAATCCAATTGCTCTGGCGGAGGAATCCTATTCTTGGCCTCAATTGTTTCTCTATTCAAACGCTGATACTTTGATCCCAGCATCG GACGTCGAAAAATTCGCCAGCCGACGAGCCGAGCGTGGTGTACGGGTACAGCTTGTGCTCTTCACGAATTCCCCGCACGTAAAGCATTATGCCACTTATCGTGACGTCTATGTGAATACGGTTTGTAGCTTCATCCACGAATGTCTAACATCTGAAAACTCGGGGAGCTTGGATTCGTCTCAAGAGCACGGCGAAGAAAATAGCTCGCGAAAATACGACGCTCTGCCGGGCCTCACCAAACGAGTTGTGCTCCCTCACGAAGCCACCAAACAATTAAACTAG